In one window of Nicotiana tabacum cultivar K326 chromosome 12, ASM71507v2, whole genome shotgun sequence DNA:
- the LOC107777277 gene encoding protein S-acyltransferase 11, giving the protein MDFAVSTTTSTATISPSNDVVPQGEHYVRALIEDHETTCWGCGLRVLVPPYAPAFKCFWCGAITNQNAVKIEKKNSKWRRLRDWCFVGVLVVFMLFVICGGVWAIYPIVFSISYFCSSVHSLIAVALSISTLSAFSLAAFRSAGAPPDILWGSYPAVKKGGLENYTFCQYCSKPKTPRAHHCRSCGMCILDMDHHCPIIGNCVGASNHRSFIIFLISAIISTIYVSIMSAYAAFHFWPLLRHKPIRLLNEAVGQKLFLRTLKDVLFAFLESTLFVPARGLVLVYLFIASVSILIGLTVLLWQQLCFIYEGKTYLSHISSSEGDETADKDCQNLIQFFGCFPTTTRFLPIYFSSRKKHKK; this is encoded by the exons ATGGATTTTGCCGTCTCTACCACCACCTCCACGGCGACGATTTCCCCCTCAAACGACGTTGTTCCTCAG GGGGAGCACTATGTGAGAGCTCTTATTGAGGATCATGAGACGACATGTTGGGGCTGTGGGCTTCGTGTTCTTGTTCCCCCATATGCACCTGCTTTCAAGTGTTTCTGGTGCGGAGCAATAACTAACCAGAATGCAGttaaaatcgagaaaaaaaactCTAAGTGGAGACGCTTGCGAGACTGGTGTTTTGTTGGTGTGCTCGTTGTCTTTATGTTATTTGTGATAT GTGGTGGTGTTTGGGCAATTTATCCTATAGTATTTTCTATCAGTTACTTCTGCAGTAGTGTTCACTCTTTAATTGCTGTAGCATTGTCCATATCTACCTTGTCCGCATTTAGCCTTGCTGCATTTCGATCTGCTGGTGCTCCACCAGACATACTCTGGGGTAGCTATCCTGCTGTTAAAAAAGGTGGGCTTGAGAATTATACTTTTTGTCAATATTGTTCAAAGCCAAAGACGCCTAGGGCACACCATTGCCGTTCTTGTGGAATGTGTATACTGGATATGGATCATCATTGCCCAATT ATTGGCAATTGTGTTGGTGCATCTAACCACAGGAGCTTCATCATTTTCCTTATTTCAGCAATTATTAGCACAATATATGTGTCCATCATGTCTGCCTATGCAGCTTTTCATTTTTGGCCGCTGCTAAGGCACAAGCCAATTCGCCTTTTGAACGAAGCTGTCGGTCAAAAGTTGTTTTTGAGAACCTTGAAAGATGTCTTATTTGCATTTCTCGAGTCTACATTGTTCGTACCCGCGAGAGGGCTTGTTCTTGTGTACCTTTTTATTGCTAGTGTTTCTATCCTGATAGGTTTAACTGTGCTGCTGTGGCAGCAACTCTGCTTCATATATGAGGGTAAGACATACTTGAGTCATATAAGTTCGTCAGAGGGCGATGAAACTGCAGATAAGGATTGCCAAAATCTTATCCAATTCTTTGGCTGTTTTCCTACGACGACAAGATTTTTGCCTATCTACTTCAGTTCTAGGAAGAAGCACAAGAAGTGA